A section of the Mesorhizobium loti genome encodes:
- a CDS encoding SDR family NAD(P)-dependent oxidoreductase: MGTRLAGKVAIISGGATGMGGAASELFAVEGAKVAIIDRNGEAAAATAAAIRARGHIAEHFVADVSDEAQVQAAVKGAAEKLGPVTVLFNHAGTIVIKPFLETTVQEWDWLHAVNVRSMFLMTRAVLPGMIAAGGGSIVCTSSISAVAATPMEVLYDTTKGACHMFARAIAVEFRDRNIRCNAVCPGFIRTPHGLREVADLGKLGVDVSDAALAAQQGRIGEPEEVAKAALYLASDEASFVNGAHLFVDNGFTAM; this comes from the coding sequence ATGGGCACAAGACTGGCCGGCAAGGTCGCCATCATCTCGGGCGGCGCGACGGGAATGGGCGGAGCGGCCTCGGAGCTGTTCGCGGTCGAAGGCGCCAAGGTGGCGATCATCGACCGCAATGGCGAGGCGGCCGCGGCAACGGCGGCGGCGATCCGCGCGCGCGGACACATAGCCGAGCATTTTGTCGCCGACGTATCCGACGAAGCCCAGGTTCAGGCGGCGGTAAAGGGCGCGGCGGAGAAACTCGGGCCGGTCACGGTGCTGTTCAACCATGCCGGCACCATCGTGATTAAGCCGTTCCTGGAGACGACCGTGCAGGAATGGGACTGGCTGCATGCCGTCAATGTCCGCTCCATGTTCCTGATGACCCGCGCCGTGCTGCCCGGCATGATCGCGGCCGGCGGCGGCTCGATCGTCTGCACCTCCTCGATCTCGGCGGTGGCGGCGACACCGATGGAGGTGCTCTACGACACCACCAAGGGCGCCTGCCACATGTTCGCCCGCGCCATCGCCGTCGAGTTCCGTGACCGCAACATCCGCTGCAACGCCGTCTGCCCCGGCTTTATCAGGACGCCGCACGGCCTGCGCGAGGTCGCCGACCTCGGCAAGCTTGGCGTCGACGTTTCGGATGCGGCACTCGCCGCGCAGCAGGGGCGCATCGGCGAGCCTGAAGAAGTGGCGAAGGCAGCGCTGTATCTCGCCAGTGACGAGGCCAGCTTCGTCAACGGCGCGCATCTGTTCGTCGACAACGGTTTTACCGCGATGTGA
- a CDS encoding amino acid permease, with protein sequence MERGTAGVTYQTVDKQYFEQRQLQRHAGLFSLWMMGVGAVVAGEYSGWNIGLAQGGFGGMLLAALIIGFMYICLCCSIGEMSAALPHTGGAYSFSRTALGPWGGFTTGLAENIEFVLAPAANMFFMSSYLAAIFGTPQSALPLWWVAGYVVMLGLSLRGLELSMKVVIYVTVAAIAVLVFFFVVAIPHVDFFRYALNIGAAADGPAALADGNGPWLPFGFTGVMLALPFGVYMFLAVEQLPLTAEEAKNPTRDMPRALILSIVTLIALALGVLFFSASIPHGAHAMGSSGEPLLDGFRTIFGDGWAKLLASVAVLGLAASFFAGSFASGRNIYSLSRAGYLPTALSVTGARTKTPNRALATGSAMALLMLLVVWYLGGENNVAFMGGFLVSMIVFAGMVSYILQSIAYLRLRTLYASIARPFASPLGKFGAYATILICIVTLAYQFFDPLYRWAAIAAAVWYAIGLAYFAFYRRHRLVLSPEEEFAVSGGSLGHPEREG encoded by the coding sequence ATGGAGCGCGGCACGGCCGGCGTTACCTACCAGACCGTCGACAAGCAGTATTTCGAACAGCGCCAATTGCAGCGCCACGCCGGCCTGTTCTCGCTGTGGATGATGGGCGTCGGCGCCGTGGTGGCCGGCGAATATTCCGGTTGGAACATCGGCCTCGCGCAAGGAGGCTTCGGCGGCATGCTGCTGGCCGCGTTGATCATCGGCTTCATGTATATCTGCCTGTGCTGCTCGATCGGCGAGATGAGCGCCGCCTTGCCGCATACTGGCGGCGCCTATTCCTTCTCGCGCACCGCGCTCGGCCCCTGGGGCGGCTTCACAACCGGCCTCGCCGAGAACATCGAGTTCGTGCTGGCGCCGGCCGCCAACATGTTCTTCATGAGCTCCTATCTCGCCGCGATCTTCGGCACGCCTCAAAGCGCGCTGCCGTTGTGGTGGGTGGCCGGCTACGTCGTGATGCTCGGCCTGTCGCTACGCGGCCTCGAACTGTCGATGAAGGTGGTGATCTATGTGACCGTCGCGGCGATCGCCGTGCTCGTGTTCTTCTTCGTCGTCGCCATCCCGCATGTCGACTTCTTCAGATACGCGCTGAACATCGGCGCGGCGGCGGACGGTCCGGCGGCACTGGCGGACGGCAACGGCCCCTGGTTGCCCTTCGGCTTCACCGGCGTGATGCTGGCCCTGCCCTTCGGCGTCTACATGTTCCTGGCCGTCGAACAGCTGCCGCTGACGGCCGAGGAGGCCAAGAACCCCACCCGCGACATGCCGCGTGCGCTGATCCTGTCGATCGTGACGCTGATCGCGCTGGCACTCGGGGTTCTGTTCTTCAGCGCCTCGATCCCGCATGGCGCGCACGCCATGGGCTCTTCCGGCGAACCCCTGCTTGACGGCTTCCGCACCATATTCGGCGACGGCTGGGCCAAGCTTTTGGCTTCGGTCGCGGTGCTCGGCCTTGCCGCGAGCTTTTTCGCCGGCAGTTTTGCCTCCGGCCGCAACATCTACTCCCTGTCGCGCGCCGGCTATCTGCCGACGGCACTTTCGGTGACTGGCGCCCGCACCAAGACACCCAACCGGGCGCTTGCCACCGGCTCCGCCATGGCGCTGCTGATGCTGCTCGTGGTCTGGTATCTCGGCGGCGAGAACAATGTCGCCTTCATGGGCGGCTTCCTGGTCTCGATGATCGTCTTCGCCGGGATGGTGTCCTACATCCTGCAGAGCATCGCATACCTGCGCCTGCGCACGCTCTATGCCTCGATTGCCCGCCCCTTCGCCAGCCCGCTCGGCAAGTTCGGCGCCTACGCCACGATCCTGATCTGCATCGTGACGCTGGCTTACCAGTTCTTCGATCCGCTCTACCGCTGGGCGGCGATCGCGGCGGCGGTGTGGTATGCGATCGGCCTCGCCTACTTCGCCTTCTACCGCCGCCATCGCCTGGTGCTGTCGCCGGAAGAGGAATTCGCTGTCTCCGGTGGCTCCCTTGGCCATCCCGAGCGCGAGGGATAG
- a CDS encoding helix-turn-helix transcriptional regulator, which yields MGSLEMAALAGWHDALPELVSMIGKPGFAGRLDSALREVAPFDLSCAFAYPGRDRPMFLHDGLGAVSSTQIMTNYLNGTYLLDAVYSACLRRAPQGLHRLADLAPDAFFEGEYYNSPDVHPCISMESGTLAEEIVFLVPVQGSFYIAYSLLRANGSPAFREKDFERLQRTAPMVTSLAQRHWEHLAPAGSDSEPAQQPTGQDVEQAFETFAPSRLTRREQGIVSLILRGHSSMSIGRILEIAEGTVKIHRKHIYAKLDISSQTELFNLFIKHLLAGR from the coding sequence ATGGGTTCACTGGAAATGGCGGCGCTGGCGGGCTGGCATGATGCCTTGCCGGAGCTGGTGTCGATGATCGGAAAACCGGGCTTTGCCGGAAGGCTCGATAGCGCCTTGCGCGAGGTAGCCCCCTTCGATCTCAGCTGTGCGTTCGCCTATCCCGGCCGCGACCGGCCGATGTTCCTGCACGATGGGCTGGGCGCGGTGTCCTCGACCCAGATCATGACCAATTACCTCAACGGAACCTATCTGCTCGATGCCGTCTATTCGGCCTGCCTGCGCCGCGCGCCGCAAGGGCTGCATCGCCTCGCCGACCTGGCGCCGGACGCTTTCTTCGAGGGCGAATATTACAATTCGCCCGATGTGCATCCCTGCATTTCGATGGAATCGGGTACGCTGGCGGAGGAGATCGTCTTCCTCGTTCCGGTCCAGGGCAGCTTCTATATCGCCTATTCGCTGCTGCGGGCAAATGGCAGCCCGGCTTTCCGCGAGAAGGACTTCGAGCGGCTGCAGCGGACGGCGCCGATGGTGACCAGCCTGGCGCAACGGCATTGGGAGCATCTGGCGCCGGCCGGTTCGGACAGCGAGCCGGCCCAGCAGCCCACCGGCCAGGATGTCGAACAGGCGTTCGAGACCTTCGCGCCGTCGCGGCTGACGCGGCGCGAGCAAGGCATCGTCAGCCTGATCCTGCGCGGCCATTCCTCGATGTCGATCGGCCGCATCCTGGAGATCGCCGAGGGCACGGTGAAGATCCATCGCAAGCACATCTATGCCAAACTCGACATTTCCAGCCAGACGGAACTGTTCAACCTGTTCATCAAGCATCTGCTGGCGGGCCGATGA